A single genomic interval of Cucumis sativus cultivar 9930 chromosome 5, Cucumber_9930_V3, whole genome shotgun sequence harbors:
- the LOC101217824 gene encoding histone acetyltransferase of the MYST family 1, with translation MGSIDVQSTSAENGSASASADGRQKSLPTDGMNHTSNDPDGAPPDKPKELGPTKKRLSSMLPLDVGTRVMCRWRDGKYHPVKVIERRKLQAIGFSDYEYYVHYTEFNRRLDEWVKLDQLDLDSVETVVDEKVEDKVTGLKMTRHQKRKIDETHVEGHEELDAASLREHEEFTKVKNIATIELGRYEIETWYFSPFPPEYNDTTKLYFCEFCLNFMKRKEQLQRHMRKCDLKHPPGDEIYRCGTLSMFEVDGKKNKVYGQNLCYLAKLFLDHKTLYYDVDLFLFYVLCECDDRGCHMVGYFSKEKHSEESYNLACILTLPPYQRKGYGKFLIAFSYELSKKEGKVGTPERPLSDLGLVSYRGYWTRVLLDILKKHKANISIKELSDMTAIKAEDILNTLQSLELIQYRKGQHVICADPKVLDRHLKAAGRGGLEVDVSKLIWTPYREQG, from the exons ATGGGCTCCATAGACGTCCAATCAACCAGCGCTGAAAATGGATCCGCCTCCGCCTCTGCTGATGGTCGTCAAAAGTCACTTCCCACCGACGGTATGAACCACACATCTAACGACCCAGACGGAGCGCCCCCTGATAAGCCTAAGGAATTGGGCCCGACGAAGAAACGTTTGTCCTCCATGCTTCCTCTGGATGTCGGGACCCGTGTCATGTGCCGCTGGAGGGACGGGAAGTACCATCCCGTTAAGGTCATTGAACGTCGCAAGTTGCAGGCAATTGGTTTTAGTGATTACGAATACTATGTCCATTACACCGAGT TCAATAGGAGACTTGATGAGTGGGTGAAGCTTGACCAACTTGATCTTGATTCGGTTGAGACGGTTGTTGATGAGAAAGTGGAGGACAAG GTAACAGGACTGAAGATGACCCGGCACCAGAAGCGGAAGATTGACGAAACCCATGTTGAG GGCCATGAGGAACTTGATGCTGCCAGCTTGAGGGAGCATGAAGAATTCACgaaagtgaaaaatattgCAACAATTGAACTTGGAAGATATGAGATTGAGACATGGTATTTCTCCCCATTTCCACCAGAGTACAATGACACTACAAAGCTCTATTTTTGTGAGTTTTGTCTCAATTTCATGAAGCGCAAAGAACAACTCCAGAGACATATG AGGAAGTGTGATCTGAAGCATCCTCCTGGTGATGAAATATATCGATGCGGTACTTTGTCAATGTTTGAG GTTGatggaaaaaagaacaagGTTTATGGGCAGAATCTGTGTTACTTAGCAAAGTTATTTCTGGACCACAAGACTCTCTACTATGATGTTGacctttttctgttttatgtCCTGTGTGAGTGTGATGATCGAGGGTGTCACATGGTTGGATATTTTTCAAAG GAAAAGCATTCAGAGGAATCCTATAATTTGGCATGCATTCTCACCCTTCCTCCTTATCAAAGGAAGGGCTACGGGAAGTTCTTAATAGCATTTT CTTATGAACTCTCCAAGAAGGAAGGTAAAGTTGGCACTCCTGAAAGACCTCTTTCAGATCTTGGGTTGGTGAGCTACAGAGGATACTGGACCAGAGTTCTTTTGGACATCTTGAAAAAGCACAAGGCCAATATCTCGATCAAG GAGCTAAGTGACATGACAGCTATCAAAGCCGAAGATATTTTGAACACACTTCAAAGCCTGGAGTTGATACAATACAGGAAAGGGCAGCATGTTATATGTGCTGACCCTAAGGTACTGGATCGTCATCTCAAAGCTGCTGGTCGTGGGGGCCTAGAGGTGGATGTGAGCAAATTGATCTGGACTCCATACAGAGAACAGGgttga
- the LOC105435499 gene encoding uncharacterized protein LOC105435499: MGDKYDRFNPQKVTHKHIFLPMLCSKPAIKDGRPPRCDRDRLDSSSADPLSPRIGCMGQVKRNNRVAGLPISHRILITTKNAVLNKNGNNPNVGYFKLKKFFSSKNLLGSPSTNRTGAVSTRSTTAISISTAGVNGCGSRRRLAPNSGITGKKSVSENGNCGSLNVMDLDPPLPVVRRVQKAGEERRETENLWKRRSGGIVLQNLEIQQTHLPKHRLQITTVR, from the coding sequence ATGGGGGACAAATACGATCGCTTCAACCCACAAAAGGTTACCCACAAACACATCTTCTTGCCGATGCTCTGTTCTAAACCGGCGATTAAAGACGGCCGGCCACCCAGATGCGATCGGGACCGTTTAGACTCCTCTTCTGCTGACCCTTTATCGCCGAGAATCGGATGTATGGGTCAAGTTAAGCGGAATAACAGAGTTGCGGGTCTTCCGATTTCTCACAGGATTTTGATTACGACCAAAAATGCCGttcttaataaaaatggtaacaACCCCAATGTTGGTTACTTCAAGTTGAAGAAGTTTTTCTCCAGCAAAAACCTCTTGGGTTCCCCCTCCACCAACCGAACCGGCGCCGTTTCCACCAGGTCCACCACCGCCATATCGATATCCACGGCGGGTGTCAACGGTTGTGGGAGTAGAAGAAGATTGGCCCCAAATTCTGGAATTACGGGTAAGAAGAGTGTTTCTGAAAATGGGAACTGTGGTTCATTGAACGTAATGGATTTGGATCCGCCGTTGCCGGTGGTCCGGCGAGTGCAGAAAGccggagaagaaagaagggaaACGGAGAATCTTTGGAAGAGGAGATCAGGTGGGATTGTATTACAGAATTTAGAGATTCAACAAACCCATCTTCCAAAGCATCGACTTCAGATTACGACTGTTCGATGA